Within Trichoderma atroviride chromosome 2, complete sequence, the genomic segment GAACGCTTACTTTTCACTAACGCCTCTCTTACTTAGTCGGGGCGATCTTTGGTCTTTTACCTTTTCAAAACGGAAGCGCAACGTGAAGCCTACACCAAAAACCTAAAGGGCACAGCTCAACGATACGCCGAATTCCTCACGTTTGTAACCGTAGACTCCAATGAGTACCCGGACATGGCGCGTAACCTCGGCATCCGCTCCACCGGCGGCCTAGCCGTGCAAAACGTCCACAACGGCCAAGTCTTCCCTTTCAAGGGGGACATTACTTTGCCAAACGAGATTGACCAATTCATCGTGGCTATTTCTGAGGGCAGAGCTCAGCCGTGGGATGGGACCTTTGACGAGGGCCATGACGAGCTTTGAGACGGATGTGAGATGAACTTGCAGCTACCTACAAGTGCGCTTGACAAATAAGGCTGTATATAAATGTTTGCCATTCGTTTATGAGTGGTAGAATACCACTGCCCTATTTACGGGAGAGACCTTGAAATATATTGCTTTGCTATTGctacaccaaaaaaagagaaacatgtAGAAAAATGAGCAATCCTTACAAGAAATGTAATCATTTTCGGTTGGAACTCAAAATGTACATGTTGTTAGACACATCTGTCTTACGTGATGGGCCGTTGGAATACTGTTCAAACCGAGCCCGGTTGATGTGTCTCAGAAACACTCTGGTCTAAATGTCTCACAAACAAAGGTAAGAAAGAGGGAACGCAATGCAATAAATAGCACCTAGGTAGTGCCAATAGCATTTATTATTAGTGCAATCGAATACTTTACTTTGTCAGTCGAAAAGGAGTGCCATGAATCTGTTTCACTGCGGCTCGCAGGCGCCGTAAATTCCAACTCACGAGATATGCAATGGCTGCAGATGTGTTCCATTATGACGGTAGTGATGAGAGCAAGGGAGAATGTCCACGCCGGCGTATTGGTGCTCATAAGAGACGAAACCAAGAATACTAAGGAAATGGCCAGCCTTTGCACCTCAAAATAACGGGCCTCGTACTTGTACGCCAGCTTTTCTTCCATACTTTATGATATTTTGTCCTTGTCCATGATCGCAAACGTTATATTCCCTCTCATCCAAACTCAAATAGGGATATCCAAACACTTTTCGAAGACGAAACAGCGGGCCAACAACGGTCTGTCCAACCATGCCGTCTACGCGAGCCTTTGCCCTGGTGCTGGCCTTTGGCGTGTTCTTCATGGCATTGGTCATCACCGTAGAGCGGTTGGCACTGTCATGCACCGACGGGATTCACTGCCGAGGAGCGCACCATGTGGCGAAAAGGCCAGAAGCATTCAAGCACGATGTCTTTCGGCAGACCGATAGAGAGCCGGGATTCTTGTCCATTGAGGCACCTAGCAATATCCTGGCAACTGAGTCTGTCCCCGACTCGGCTGGTCGATCAAAAAGTGCGCCCGAGTCCGATTGCGCGCAGTTCCCCGACACCTCAAAGATCCTGCTGGTCATGAAAACAGGAGCTTCTGAAGCCTTTTCGAAAGTGCCAGCCCAGTTGACAACGAATCTGAAATGCTTGCCCGAgttcctcatcttcagcgaTATGGAACAAGAGATTGGAGGACACAAAATCTACGACAGCCTCGACACAGTCTTGGATCCGGTGAAGACGAGTAACCAAGATTTTGATGCTTATTTTCGACAACGTCAATGTGCGGTCGATCAAGAAAGCTGCAACCGGAACATGGATTTCAAACAAGAAGGATGGGACTTGGACAAGTACAAGAATATCCATATTGCGGAAAAGGCGTTCAACACGAGACCCAACTATGACTGGTATTTGTTTGTTGATGCCGGCGCCTATGTGGTGTGGCCAACAATGGTGCGTTGGTTAGAACAATTGGATCATAATGATCCCATGTATATCGGCAGCAAAACATGGGTAGGCAACTCCCCTTTCGGCGACGGGGGCAGCGGCTACGTCGTCTCTAATAGAGCCATGCGCGACTTCTTTGAGGATGAGCATAATGTGGCCAACCGATGGGACGAAGCTACAAAACGCCATTGCTGTGGCGATCTCATGTTTGCAAAAGCATTGAAAGAGGCCACAGGTATCAGCGTGAATGACACGGTAAGATTTGTCTCGCATCCAGTGAAGTCGGATCTTTACGgatctcttttctctcctacCGCCTTGTAGTTGTGAAATAGTTTATGCTGACTTTGTATTCTGCATCAGTGGCCAACAACAAATGCAGAGAAGCCGTTTACCATTCATTATTCTAGCAAGCAGTGGTGCCAACCCATCGCAACCATGAACCATCTAGGAAGCGAGGAATTGTCTACGTTGTGCGCTTTTGAACGAGAGCAAAAGTTCGCCTCCCCTATGCGTATCAGGGACCTCTACCATCACTTCGTGGCACCGCGACTTGTGCCTATTCGGCCAGACTGGGATAATTTGAGCGACGATGTCTTTTACTTGGACATTTCGGAAAATTCACATGACCATTATCAGCTCCGAAAGGCGAAACTAGAAGGCTTGTCGCCTCTTGAGAAGTCAGCCCACTTGAGCTTCGACAGTTGTCAACGAGCTTGCCAAGTTGATTCAGCCTGTCTGCAGTATAGATATCACGACGGCATCTGTGGATTCAGCCGGACAATCAAGCACGGCCTTCCGAAACCGAAAACAAATCAAATGTCTGACCGGTGGATGAGCGGATGGGACGTCGACAAGATTCAAGCATGGGTGCAGGAGCACGATGACTGCGGTGATGAGATTCAGTGGCCCCTGGTCCAGACGCCGCAGCTTTGAGATGAAGCAATCGCAGTGTAAGGCTCGTGATGCAGACGCTCAGAGAGCAGGCGTAGAATGTGGTGTCCACGTCAGAAGATGGAGGTTGAGCATGTGAGGGATGCGTTTAGCGTTGGCTGCAAGCCGAAGCAATCCCTGATCTGATGCGGTCTCGAGTCAGGAGGCCAGACAACGTGGGGGTTGCAGGGCTTTGTGCAGGCAAGGCCATCTATTGAGGCCAGCAATATTGCAATCCTTCATACCCCTCACTTGACAAGGCTCAGAGTCTGCAAGTTGAGAGTTGAGTGACCATGAGGCCATCTCATGCTCCGTCGTTGGAGACCACAGTCCCATCTCTGAGAGACGCAGCGAACCCCTGGCGGCGCAACAGAAGGAGAATCGAACCAAGCGGAGCATCGCATCGGCGCAATTAAAGGCGCAAATCGGCGCATGAGAGATGtacgaggaagaagggatTCTTGTGCCTGTTTCGGGGAGATGGACGCAAAATTGGGCATGGAGGGACAAGGGTGGGTCTGGGGATGAGGTCGAAGAAGGAAGGAGCCCGGAGCGTGGACGAGagcttgtacaagtacgggGTACACGACACCGCGTTTAGCATGATACGAGCGCGGAGTAGACGATACATACTCGTCGCTGATAGCTTTGAGCTTTGCGGCTCAATTTTCATGTTTGACCGTCAGCATCAACTGTTTGAAGTGCATGTAACCAGTCAATGCCAGGGCTTGGGCTCCTTTAATAATTGAGGGCATGCTGCAGCGGATATAACTATAACCACGACTGTAGTCAgtgttgatggccttgaatCCAGCATTTCTCCGTCCAACGCTTTTTGCTGCATCCATTCCTCTCTTTCACAGAGTGAAGCTAAAAACAAGCCTTGGTGGAGTTGTATCCAAGACTGCCATTTTACTGTCAATCAAAATTTGGCCCTAGACGCCCCGAGTCAATGCCGCTCTGATCTGCAAGCGGTTATGAAGAACTACAGGAGCCAAGTTGACCAACCTAGTATCAAAGCTACGCCGAATACAGCGGGACGATGCAGATTCCATGTAATGTCTGGTCGGCCGGTACATGCGGAACTGCAAGCACATAGCAGCTCggaagagatggatgtaTCTGGCTGACGTGAAGCCTGCtattgatggcttcttttgATGTTTGGTGAGCCGGAAGCTTAATTAGTGacaagtacctacctacatgtgTGGAAGGCTACGTGCTGCTTCATTCCAGCGCAGGCTCCTGTTATGCAGGTACTCGTGCTCCCCCGTATTACAGCTCCATGTCGGCATATCCAGCGGCCCTGCTAGCACTACCGCCACTGATGCTTTACAGCCGATGCTACACTGCttgttgccgctgctacGGCCTGGGACCCTTATCActagcagcatcgccaatgCCGCCAAATGGGGCCCCGAATATTACGGCCTGATGTCATGGGTCCTACAGGAAGGtagcaaaggaaaaaaaatggaacATTGAAACTTCAACAAGCTCCAGACCCCTAATTCCAGCTTCGGTCTCCCCTAAAACGCTTCTTATTTTATCCCAACTCTCcctgttttcttcttcgtccttcACCACTCTCCTCGCCTTCCCCTTTGCCCCTTCGCTCCTCGTCTCTGCTGGCTGGTACGTGCTCTCGCATCTGTAAAGCACCACCGCATGGCGAGCGAGATGGACGGCGCAAGCGAGGTGATGCTGCGATATTCCCAGCTCCACGCTAGGGCTGCTTGGCGGCGCTTCCTCATGCGTCAACTGACCCGCCCAAAGTATCACGGCTAGTGGCCCTGTAGCGTGGTGCACACATGTACAGGTAGGTGGATGGAATGCCTGCCTGGGGAGGGCAGTTGACTTTGGTGGAAACAATGGGCGTCAAGTGTCAGTCGAGTCCTTGGTAGGCTTGCTGTCTCTCCAAACTCATTGAAACTGATACAGGCAGCCAGCCACGGCGCCCATCAGCAGACTCTGGCCCAGCTCCCGATCACCAGGGCCCCGGCATGTGACAGTGACATGATGCTCAGGTCCCGGGGGAAGCCTAGAAGGatggaagagattgaagcatgaagagaagacgcagaTGTGCCCctactgtacaagtacgatGCCTTGCCGTATATTTTGCGTGCTACCCTACCCAAATCATGTTTGCTTCTCGATGCGAGAAATTATGACGAGAGCCCGTGTTGGACACTTCAACCACTGCCCTTGATCTATTTTAGCTGCGTTCCATCCCATTTCCCCCTTTATTTCATTCTTCCACCACCACTCAGGCGCAACGGCACTCGTATTAGAGTTAACCTTTTGCGAACCTCCACTCTCGCTTCCTTTTGTTCCGCCAGcgaatgaaaagaagagcatgtcGTGCAGCTGCTAATATTAAACCGACCTGCATGCCAACCGACCTATATAAttatcatcgtcatcgtcatatCACCACCACCTCGAGGCCAGGGCACGACTAATACAGTGCctacaaacaaacaaacaaccaCCCACCTACTGCACTGCTGCTTGGGGCTATTTGCAGCGCCAAATATACTGGTCCCCAGCCGACTAGTACCCTTTTGTCAGCCCCCtgttgcttctgctgcagctctttgGCCTCTCGTCCCCCCTGGCCGATTCGATTTCCCCTGCTTTGCCTCTGTTCCTGGCTCCGCCATTGACCAGGATAAAGGGGAGAAACGACGCAGTAGCTGCAGACGGATCATTCATCAGTTTGCAGAGcccaatctttttttccctcccacCTCCGCCTGCACTATCGACCTCGTCGATATCACCTCTTCATTGTAGCTTCTCTCGCATCTACCACCAATTCCCCAAGCTCTGTTCACGACCAACCGCAATCGATACCCAGCAACAGGCGCCAGCGAATCCCTTCTTTGCCTTCATCTTtactgcttctcttttttattcctctctccatctgtcATCTAGCTCTACCCCTCATTGCAGCTCCCACCGCCACCATGTCCTTCACCGACGAGGAGCTTGACCGCAACTGGCAGCCCAACGGCCGACGACCGCAGTCGTATGTCTCCCGACCCCCAATCGCAGCATCGCAATGCGACCGAAAAGCGCATTCCCGAGCAATGGCGACCTGCATGCAATGCAGAGCCAGATGTTGACTTTGTGGCTGTTTTGATTCTAATTCTCTGCAGAACCATTGCCAGAAACTTCCAAATGGAGCTGGaagacatcttcaacttAGACGAGCAAAAGGCTGAGCTCCAGGAGTCGTACGACACGAGGTTCGTTGATCCCAATGGCACACCCGACCACTTGTTCTCCTTGTTTCAcgtcttttcattctttctaACTGGCGGCGTTCCATCTCCCCTGCTACAGGAACTACAACATCGGCAAGAACACCCAAGAGCTCGCCTCGCTCGAGGAGCGCCTCCGCGAAATGGAGAAGCGCCTCAACGCTGCCGGCATCACCGCCCCCAGCGACGACACCGCCGAGCAGCACTCCCCGAGCTCGACGCCCAAGCCAGaggcctcttctctctccgcGCCCCCAGCAGACGACAAGGCCAGGTCGCGGCCAGGAACCGCGCAGCCCACGCAGCAAGCCCCCAGCTCTGGTGACATGCCTCCAACCCCCGGGGCCAGTGAAGGTGAATATTACGTTGTGACTCGCGACGATTTAATGGACGACGCCCCCCGCTGACTTTtggtttctttctctttttctgcccattgaagatggtgatCGCGAGTAAACAAGTCTAAAGAAGAATTCATATTCAAAcgacattttctttttgttcctCGGATGCGCTTGTCGACGACAGAACTTGCTTAGGGcgatctctctctctgtctctctctctcctccgaTTGGACCCATCCACGACAATGTGCCAGATGCGACCCTCACGGAGTTCCGACGCAACTTGGCCCTAGGGGAACTGGTCCTACTTACCAACGGAAGGCCATTGATAACGACAAACCCATCCGAGTCGTTATTAACGACAAGtcgttttttctttcgctgGGCTCCTCCACCTGGATTGGATTCTTACCATGAGATTTCACCTGGCCACGCTCGCTACAAATGACACGTTTTCCCACTTCCGGCGTTTACAGGGTTTTTACACATACAACACAATCACTGTTCTTCCAGATAGGAAGCTGCGTTTtaacctctttttttttttttttttttttactattattatagtttcttgtttccttttaGCCCAAACATCGTGCCCCAATTCGACATGGCATTTGTCGAAGCccgtctttcttcttttgtttttacacaaggcacacacacacatgcGCGCGCGCATACACACACAGCTACATACACACAACCTATATATTATACCACATTTAATGGCACAACACGCAGAGCatgtttccttttctctcgaAATGAAACGGGCTACTAGGAGGCACTTGGAAATGGGATGGccggatggatggatgggggGAAATAGATGGGATGCTTGCGGAGGGAAGGGGAGTTTCCGTGGGAA encodes:
- a CDS encoding uncharacterized protein (EggNog:ENOG41); translation: MSFTDEELDRNWQPNGRRPQSTIARNFQMELEDIFNLDEQKAELQESYDTRNYNIGKNTQELASLEERLREMEKRLNAAGITAPSDDTAEQHSPSSTPKPEASSLSAPPADDKARSRPGTAQPTQQAPSSGDMPPTPGASEDGDRE
- a CDS encoding uncharacterized protein (EggNog:ENOG41) encodes the protein MPSTRAFALVLAFGVFFMALVITVERLALSCTDGIHCRGAHHVAKRPEAFKHDVFRQTDREPGFLSIEAPSNILATESVPDSAGRSKSAPESDCAQFPDTSKILLVMKTGASEAFSKVPAQLTTNLKCLPEFLIFSDMEQEIGGHKIYDSLDTVLDPVKTSNQDFDAYFRQRQCAVDQESCNRNMDFKQEGWDLDKYKNIHIAEKAFNTRPNYDWYLFVDAGAYVVWPTMVRWLEQLDHNDPMYIGSKTWVGNSPFGDGGSGYVVSNRAMRDFFEDEHNVANRWDEATKRHCCGDLMFAKALKEATGISVNDTWPTTNAEKPFTIHYSSKQWCQPIATMNHLGSEELSTLCAFEREQKFASPMRIRDLYHHFVAPRLVPIRPDWDNLSDDVFYLDISENSHDHYQLRKAKLEGLSPLEKSAHLSFDSCQRACQVDSACLQYRYHDGICGFSRTIKHGLPKPKTNQMSDRWMSGWDVDKIQAWVQEHDDCGDEIQWPLVQTPQL